Proteins encoded within one genomic window of Cytophagales bacterium:
- a CDS encoding HEAT repeat domain-containing protein produces MKEQIEKNWNCDIALEHMLQELGNGQFDATDLEAICEAHPDCEKTIRESYILWHEMDAMAVPEPSENMRGAFLEMLAEFEKEENSKLQKPTIAINWNQAFRWAAVFIIGLLIGLLVQQTPTNNVQLADESPEVSKLLAVSNPTTDRLLAIQQIKEIRNPQDPVIEALNETLMKDPNVNVRLSAIEAMVHFIDHPKARTSLVAALPYQDSPIVQLTLAQLLINLHSDQSLDELNTLINSADLDHDVKLHLKETLNTL; encoded by the coding sequence ATGAAGGAACAGATAGAAAAAAATTGGAATTGCGATATCGCCCTGGAGCACATGCTGCAGGAATTGGGTAATGGACAATTTGATGCTACGGATCTGGAAGCCATTTGTGAAGCACATCCTGATTGTGAAAAGACCATCCGGGAGTCTTACATCCTATGGCATGAAATGGATGCCATGGCCGTTCCTGAGCCCTCGGAAAACATGCGTGGTGCTTTTCTTGAAATGCTGGCCGAATTCGAAAAGGAGGAAAACTCTAAGCTTCAAAAACCTACAATCGCCATTAATTGGAACCAGGCATTCCGCTGGGCGGCTGTTTTTATCATTGGTTTGTTGATTGGATTACTGGTTCAACAGACACCCACCAACAATGTGCAGTTAGCGGATGAAAGTCCTGAAGTTTCTAAGCTTCTTGCGGTGAGTAATCCCACAACGGACCGTCTCCTGGCTATTCAGCAGATCAAAGAAATCCGTAATCCGCAAGATCCTGTTATCGAGGCCCTGAATGAAACGCTAATGAAGGATCCCAATGTCAATGTTCGATTGAGTGCCATTGAAGCAATGGTCCATTTCATTGATCATCCTAAGGCTCGGACTTCTTTAGTGGCTGCCCTGCCTTATCAGGATTCGCCGATTGTTCAACTCACGCTGGCACAATTACTGATCAACCTTCATTCGGACCAAAGCCTGGACGAACTGAATACCCTGATCAATTCCGCAGACCTTGATCATGACGTCAAACTCCATTTGAAAGAGACTTTAAACACATTATAA
- a CDS encoding TraR/DksA C4-type zinc finger protein — MAEKNKYSPEELSEFEFLINQKLDKARNELSVLRRSLTRSSDEGTDFTHGNVKTLEDGADTAEKEQLSQLAARQQKFINNLENALIRIKNGTYGICVDTGKLISKERLKAVPHTMHSIEAKLNKKK; from the coding sequence ATGGCTGAAAAAAACAAATATTCTCCTGAAGAACTCTCTGAATTCGAATTTTTGATTAATCAAAAGCTGGATAAAGCAAGGAATGAATTGTCAGTTCTGAGGCGGTCTCTGACCAGAAGTAGTGATGAAGGCACGGATTTTACCCATGGAAATGTAAAAACCCTGGAAGACGGTGCAGATACAGCTGAAAAAGAGCAACTCAGTCAGTTGGCCGCTCGTCAGCAGAAATTCATCAATAACCTGGAAAATGCCTTGATAAGAATCAAAAACGGTACTTACGGCATTTGTGTGGATACGGGAAAACTGATCAGCAAAGAGCGATTGAAGGCGGTACCACACACCATGCATTCCATAGAGGCCAAACTCAATAAGAAGAAGTAA
- a CDS encoding pseudouridine synthase: MERKPNRGGKRPDRSNDNRTNRPKSGPGNRSKGPEDGRPNRSKPGSGNRYNKTEDSRPARGERKTGGFKRRSRPDDEYNKSSRPRPTPRPGGARSKSADPKPKTDNAPIRLNRYIANAGICSRRDADELIQSGLIKVNGEVVREMGLKVGPKDRVVYKGKTLRPEKTQYVLLNKPKDFITTMEDTHDRKTVMNLVDNACEERIYPVGRLDRHTTGLLLFTNDGELARRLTHPSQRIRKIYQVELDQPITAEDFDKVVAGVELDDGIAPVDELAIVGDDAQILGIEIHVGRNRIVRRIFEKLGYRVQRLDRVMFGNLTKKDLPRGNWRHLSAKEIMALKGARGKKFLEEDKANTNPKSRKSSASRGRKPGRNKR; the protein is encoded by the coding sequence TTGGAGAGGAAACCGAATAGAGGCGGGAAAAGACCCGATAGATCCAACGATAACCGCACCAATAGACCTAAATCAGGTCCGGGAAATCGCTCGAAAGGACCCGAGGATGGTCGTCCTAACCGATCAAAACCCGGTTCGGGAAATCGATACAATAAAACGGAAGACTCCCGGCCTGCACGTGGAGAAAGAAAAACCGGTGGTTTTAAACGTCGGTCAAGACCGGATGATGAGTACAACAAATCAAGTCGTCCAAGGCCCACACCAAGACCCGGAGGAGCAAGGTCAAAGTCAGCTGACCCTAAGCCAAAAACTGATAATGCACCGATCCGACTCAATCGCTACATCGCTAACGCAGGCATTTGTTCTCGGCGTGATGCAGATGAACTGATCCAATCAGGACTGATTAAAGTCAATGGGGAAGTGGTTCGGGAAATGGGATTGAAAGTTGGTCCCAAGGATCGGGTAGTGTACAAAGGCAAGACACTTCGTCCTGAGAAAACACAGTACGTATTGCTGAACAAACCGAAAGATTTCATCACGACCATGGAAGACACCCATGACCGAAAAACGGTGATGAATTTGGTGGACAATGCTTGTGAAGAACGAATTTATCCAGTAGGTCGGTTAGACAGACATACCACTGGCTTGCTGCTGTTTACTAATGACGGGGAACTGGCCCGAAGATTGACCCACCCAAGTCAGCGTATCCGAAAAATCTATCAGGTAGAATTGGACCAACCGATCACTGCGGAAGATTTTGACAAAGTTGTAGCAGGGGTAGAGCTTGATGACGGGATTGCTCCTGTAGATGAACTGGCAATTGTGGGCGATGACGCCCAAATCCTGGGGATAGAGATCCATGTCGGAAGAAATCGCATTGTCCGGAGGATCTTTGAGAAGTTAGGATACCGGGTACAAAGGCTGGACCGGGTCATGTTTGGCAACCTAACCAAAAAAGATCTACCACGCGGTAACTGGCGTCATTTGAGTGCCAAAGAAATCATGGCGCTTAAAGGAGCAAGAGGCAAGAAATTTTTGGAAGAAGACAAGGCAAACACCAATCCAAAAAGTAGGAAATCATCTGCAAGTCGAGGACGAAAACCAGGAAGAAATAAGCGCTAG
- a CDS encoding RNA polymerase sigma factor, with protein sequence MNQPNDNELMQMVQDGDLSKMGLLYERHHRSLFGFFYRLTDSGSESEDLVQNVFYRLLKYRHAFKNDGKFVYWLYAVARNVSKDVYKKKDPLMHSSELEDIGEQEPGEQNVEDQITHDEQKGTLNMALKRLSEEQREAIVMSKFQGLKYHEIAVIANCTESAIKARIRRGIMELKKIMDKAEQA encoded by the coding sequence TTGAATCAACCAAACGATAACGAGCTCATGCAGATGGTTCAGGATGGTGATCTCAGTAAGATGGGATTGCTATACGAACGCCATCATAGGTCCCTTTTTGGGTTTTTCTATCGACTGACCGATAGTGGATCCGAAAGTGAAGACCTGGTGCAGAATGTATTCTATCGGTTACTCAAGTATCGGCACGCTTTCAAAAATGATGGAAAGTTCGTGTACTGGCTGTACGCTGTGGCGCGAAACGTTTCCAAAGATGTCTACAAGAAAAAAGACCCCCTGATGCATTCGAGTGAGTTAGAAGATATAGGGGAACAGGAACCAGGAGAACAGAACGTGGAAGATCAAATCACACACGATGAACAGAAGGGCACACTAAATATGGCTCTTAAACGCCTCTCGGAAGAACAGAGAGAAGCCATTGTGATGAGCAAGTTTCAGGGTTTGAAATATCATGAAATCGCGGTGATTGCTAACTGTACAGAAAGTGCCATCAAGGCGAGGATCAGACGGGGGATCATGGAATTGAAGAAAATCATGGATAAAGCCGAGCAAGCATGA
- the scpB gene encoding SMC-Scp complex subunit ScpB, with amino-acid sequence MDFLSHHVEALVFCSPKPITEKEITACLKEMFDADIPVKDILEAIESLTQKYEKDEFSFSLVKSGGGYQFLTKPAYQASIGILLKQQSKKRLSNSSLETLAIIAYKQPMTKGEMEQIRGVNCDYAVQKLLEKELVEIKGKSEAIGRPLLYGTSKKFMDYFGINDLKELPTPKDFKMEENSIGEETE; translated from the coding sequence ATGGATTTTCTCTCACATCATGTGGAGGCATTGGTTTTCTGCTCTCCAAAACCTATTACAGAAAAAGAAATTACGGCCTGTTTGAAAGAAATGTTTGATGCGGATATTCCGGTCAAAGACATTTTGGAGGCCATTGAGTCCCTGACCCAGAAATACGAAAAAGATGAATTTTCTTTCTCATTGGTGAAAAGTGGAGGCGGATATCAGTTTCTGACGAAACCCGCTTATCAGGCAAGTATCGGGATTCTACTAAAACAGCAATCCAAAAAACGACTTTCCAATTCATCGCTGGAAACGTTAGCCATTATTGCTTACAAACAACCCATGACTAAGGGTGAAATGGAGCAAATACGTGGGGTGAATTGCGATTATGCCGTTCAAAAGTTGTTGGAAAAGGAATTGGTTGAGATCAAAGGAAAGTCCGAAGCCATTGGTCGACCATTGCTGTATGGTACCAGCAAAAAGTTCATGGATTACTTCGGGATCAACGATCTGAAAGAGCTGCCTACTCCGAAGGATTTCAAAATGGAGGAGAATAGCATTGGAGAGGAAACCGAATAG
- the hemB gene encoding porphobilinogen synthase — translation MNRRPRRNRQSAAIRDLVQETQVTTNDLVFPLFLLEGNNKKSEVASMPGIYRHTLDLMLPLIEECLKAGIKGFDVFPVVEEKHKDKTATNSYDPNFFYLQALKKIKQEFPEAWVITDVAMDPYSSDGHDGLVENGEILNDETLEILAKMTLAQADTGIDMIGPSDMMDGRVGYLREALDDARHKNVGIISYTAKYASGFYGPFRDALDSAPKFGDKMTYQMNPANRSEALLEAELDYNEGADILMVKPGLPYLDIIADLKSHFPIPIAAYHVSGEYAMIMAAGEKGWLDADRTMLESLTSLKRAGSDIILTYYALEFAKRQA, via the coding sequence ATGAATCGCAGACCCAGAAGGAACCGCCAATCGGCCGCCATACGAGACCTGGTACAAGAAACACAAGTCACCACCAACGATCTGGTATTTCCCCTCTTTCTTTTAGAAGGCAATAATAAAAAATCAGAAGTGGCTTCCATGCCCGGCATCTACCGACATACCCTGGACCTGATGCTTCCTTTGATCGAGGAATGTCTGAAAGCAGGCATCAAGGGTTTTGACGTCTTCCCGGTAGTAGAAGAAAAACACAAAGATAAGACTGCTACCAATAGCTACGATCCTAATTTCTTCTATCTCCAGGCATTGAAAAAGATCAAGCAGGAATTTCCTGAAGCCTGGGTCATCACCGACGTAGCCATGGACCCTTATAGTTCCGATGGACATGATGGGCTGGTTGAAAATGGTGAGATCCTGAACGACGAAACGCTGGAAATACTGGCCAAAATGACACTTGCCCAAGCGGATACAGGAATTGACATGATCGGACCTTCTGACATGATGGATGGCCGGGTCGGATACCTTAGAGAAGCTTTGGATGATGCAAGGCACAAAAATGTCGGAATCATATCCTACACTGCAAAGTACGCAAGTGGCTTTTACGGCCCTTTCCGTGATGCATTGGATTCTGCGCCTAAGTTTGGCGACAAAATGACCTATCAAATGAATCCGGCCAACAGGTCCGAAGCATTACTGGAAGCAGAATTGGATTACAACGAAGGAGCAGATATTTTGATGGTGAAGCCAGGATTGCCTTACCTGGATATCATTGCCGACCTGAAAAGCCATTTCCCCATTCCCATTGCGGCTTATCACGTTTCGGGAGAGTACGCCATGATCATGGCTGCCGGAGAAAAGGGGTGGTTAGATGCAGACCGTACCATGTTGGAAAGCCTGACTAGCTTGAAAAGAGCCGGGTCCGATATTATCCTGACGTACTATGCATTGGAGTTCGCGAAAAGACAAGCGTGA
- a CDS encoding DUF4097 family beta strand repeat-containing protein has product MKFLLSTFVLFSMAVCLGQDMPDQQAFEIDVKNLETLNLHNLRGDVEVKGTDTKKIRVTIKRQLDARRQALIDEARSQYYFDTLTRGTGIYFVMQSPHLDFKIDRDGFGYYNSRNSWTWNDRESVSYRFDITVEFPKHMNLNVSSHHDGLSIEEVDGNLYAKSHHKDLFAQGIGGNAMLKSHHGDIEASFSKNPSDECRFKTHHGDIKITYQDKFSADVKLSSHHGEFFTEFDWEPKPMRVIKEPSSKGTKYKIGDGTYVAINNGGPLQQYSTWHGDIYLVKN; this is encoded by the coding sequence ATGAAATTTCTACTAAGCACTTTTGTATTGTTTTCGATGGCGGTGTGTCTGGGACAAGATATGCCCGATCAACAAGCATTTGAAATTGATGTAAAAAACCTGGAAACGCTCAACCTACATAACCTTCGTGGGGATGTAGAAGTAAAAGGGACAGACACCAAAAAAATACGGGTGACGATCAAACGGCAATTAGACGCCAGAAGGCAAGCACTCATTGATGAGGCCAGGTCACAGTATTATTTTGATACACTGACCCGTGGAACTGGTATCTATTTTGTCATGCAATCGCCCCATCTTGATTTCAAGATTGACCGGGATGGATTTGGCTACTACAACTCACGCAATAGCTGGACCTGGAATGATCGCGAGTCGGTGAGTTACCGATTTGATATCACGGTTGAATTTCCGAAGCACATGAACCTCAATGTTTCCAGTCATCACGATGGGTTAAGCATTGAAGAAGTAGATGGAAACTTATATGCCAAGAGTCATCATAAGGACCTGTTTGCACAGGGAATTGGAGGAAATGCCATGTTAAAATCCCATCATGGTGACATTGAAGCCAGTTTTTCTAAAAACCCCAGTGATGAGTGTCGATTCAAAACCCATCACGGAGACATAAAAATCACTTATCAGGATAAGTTTTCAGCTGATGTCAAACTGAGCAGTCATCACGGAGAATTCTTCACAGAATTTGACTGGGAGCCTAAGCCGATGCGAGTCATCAAGGAACCATCTTCCAAAGGCACCAAGTACAAAATAGGTGATGGTACGTATGTGGCAATTAATAATGGTGGTCCACTGCAACAGTACAGCACCTGGCACGGGGATATTTATCTGGTCAAAAATTAA